A genome region from Glycine max cultivar Williams 82 chromosome 5, Glycine_max_v4.0, whole genome shotgun sequence includes the following:
- the LOC100499865 gene encoding LIM domain-containing protein WLIM2b — protein MAFSGTQQKCKACDKTVHFVEGLSADGAAYHKNCFRCSHCNGLLAISNYSSTEGVLYCKVHFEQLFKETGTYPKKSQSSGKPPLELNRAPSKLSAFFSGTQEKCSKCKKTVYPLEKLTVEGEFYHKSCFRCAHGGCFLTPSTYAALDGYLYCKPHFSQLFKEKGSYSYLSKQASLKKSEMQQQEQEAVEKATTTDDDRSESEPDTTTTTKEAEQADDDHSEQEH, from the exons atggCATTCAGCGGGACCCAACAGAAATGCAAGGCTTGCGACAAAACTGTTCACTTTGTCGAAGGTTTATCTGCCGATGGAGCTGCTTATCACAAGAACTGCTTCAGATGCAGCCATTGCAATGGCCTTCTTGCG ATAAGCAATTACTCATCCACCGAAGGAGTTTTGTACTGCAAGGTGCACTTTGAGCAGCTTTTCAAGGAAACTGGAACCTACCCCAAGAAATCCCAGTCGT CTGGAAAGCCTCCACTCGAGCTG AATAGAGCACCAAGCAAGCTTTCTGCCTTCTTCTCTGGGACTCAAGAGAAATGTTCAAAATGCAAGAAAACCGTATATCCATTGGAGAAG TTGACCGTGGAAGGCGAGTTTTACCACAAATCATGCTTTAGGTGTGCACATGGAGGATGTTTCCTGACCCCTTCAACCTATGCTGCTCTAGATGGATATCTTTACTGCAAGCCCCACTTCTCTCAGTTGTTCAAGGAGAAGGGTAGCTACAGTTATCTGTCCAAGCAAGCTTCATTGAAGAAAAGTGAAAtgcaacaacaagaacaagagGCTGTGGAGAAAGCTACTACAACCGATGATGATCGCTCAGAGTCAGAGCCAGAcacgacaacaacaacaaaggaagCTGAACAAGCTGATGATGATCACTCTGAGCAAGAGCACTAG